The Candidatus Thorarchaeota archaeon nucleotide sequence ATGCTGGAGAGACTCGTGTGACGCCCGATGTGTGCGCGTGCTGACAGTCGCGGTCCTTCTGGGTGCACAGTACTAACCGACCGCATCATGATGCATACACATGATATGTGACCGCTGCCACAAATGCAGCCAGAACTTCTGCCATAAACAGGTTAAGCTATCCGCATGGCCCTCTTAGACGTGTGTGTCATGGCTTCAATCCTGAATCCTAGTTGTGACATGAGGTGTCTGGAGAGATGTCCTTTGCTCCACCCAGACTCGTGACTCAGATAGAATCACAGCGCCTCTATCAAAACACTGAGGGGATTGACAACCATACCGACTGTAGGATTCGACTCCACTTGGTGTGAGAAACATCCGAGTTGGTTCGATACAACTCTGCTGATATGCAGTCCTGTTGACCGGAGCTAGAGCCTCAGCTTTTCTGTACAAAGTGGAAGTGTCTTCAACGCAGGTTCTCGTGGGTATTCACAGATGCACACTCTCGCAGATGCACAACAGGAGGCTCATCCAGTGAGGGTCGGGCACTATGTCCATAAGGTAATGAGATGAGAACATGCCAATCACCGTATCTACTAGGAGTCTTGAGAATGCCCATCTGCCCGATTGACTACGGACGCTACGGACACCGTGACATGGTATCAGTGTTTGAGGAGGAGCACAGGCACGAGCTCTGGCTGAGAGTGGAGGCTGCTGTTGCGAGGGTTCAGGCAGAGATGGGGCTCATCCCGCATGATGCAGCAGACGACATTGCTGCCACAGCGCACCCTGACAGAGTGACTCTCGAGCGGACACTGCAGATTGAGGCCAAGAACCGGCACGATGTGACAGCTCTCTTCGAGGCCATAGCCGAGAAGTGCACGGGGCCCGGAGCAAGGTGGGTTCACTTTGGTCTCACAAGCAACGACGTCAAGGACACAGCGCTGGGGCTGCAGCTGAAAGCGGCCTTCGGTGTGCTTCTTCCACAGGTCGACCACCTAATGGATGTCCTTGCGGCGCGTGCCCGAGAGTCCGTCAATCTCATTGCGGTTGGCAGGTCACACGGTCAGCAGGCAGTGCCCATAACCTACGGCATCCGGTTTTCAGTGTGGCTAGACGAGGTCAGGCGTCACAGGACACGGCTCACAGCAGCGATACACACGAATTCAGTAGGCAAGATTGCTGGGGCCACTGGCAGCCATGCCGCCTTAGGAGTCAAGGGGATTGAGCTTCAACGAAGGGTCCTTCAGAGTCTCGGCTTACAGGTGCCTGTGGCCACCACTCAGATCATCCAGCGCGACCGGCTTGCGGAAGCAGTGCTAGCCCTCGCCAATCTGGCTGCTTCGATTGACAAGATGGCCACGGACCTGAGGAGCCTCCAGAGGACGGAGATAGCGGAGACCTACGAGCCCTTTGCGGAGGACAAGCAGGTGGGCTCGTCTGCCATGCCTCACAAGCGCAACCCGGTCACGCTTGAGAAGATCTGTGGCCTCGCCCGAGTGGTGCGCTCCCATGCGGCCCCTGCCTTAGAAAACGTGGTCAGCTGGGAGGAGAGAGACATCTCTCACTCATCGACGGAACGTTTCATCATTCCGCAGTCATTCATCCTGACCGACTACATCGTGCGCGAGATGACCCGCGTCCTTGAGGGGCTCACAATCGATGAGGCTGCGGTGGCACGCAATCTGTCACTGTCCAAGGAGTCCATTCTCAGCGAATACGTGGTCACCACCCTGACACAGGCAGGTATGGAGCGACCCAAGGCGCATGAGACCCTGAGGAGACTTTCTGCTGCAGCAAGGACCAGCAACTCAAGCCTACTCTCGGTCATCGCACAGGACCCAGAGACTGCAAGACTCCTCGGGACTACTCGGCTGGACATTGAGGCGTACTATGAGTCAATAAGAGAGGTCTCAAGGGCAATCGTCGATGCCGCAACTCGTCGTGACCAGCAGTCCACAGCGACCGGCGGTGATTGACCATCGGTCCGTGTGCTGTCGAAGGATGCTGATGCACACAGAACTAGACGCGCTGTTGCAGCAACTGATCGACGGCCCACACATTGTGACACTCGCGGTGCGACAGAATAATAACACCGTTGTCGCCAGTCTGGACGTGAAGTGATGGAAATGAAGAACATGTTGATCACACTGACACCTGCGGAGAGCAAGAGGCTCATAGCCAAAGGCATAATCGCCACAGTTGAGTTCAAAGAGGCCTTTGCTAACGGATATGTCTGCATAACGCTTGGCACAACCACTTCATACATAGTGGAGGAGATTCTGGAGGACTACGACAAGACCAAGCACGTAGCTGGTGTGGTAGTACCCAGAGGGGTCTGGGTGACCAAGAAGGAGAGCAGACACTCCGATGCGATATTCTACAAGGGAGAGTACATGGAGGGAAAGAAGGTTGCTGACGTCCTGAGTGACCTTGGACCCGGGGACATGATAATCAAAGGAGCAAACGCACTTGATGCGGACATGGTCCCGCTTGTACTCTTGGCCAGCGATACCGCAGGCACAGTGGGCAGCTTCATCGGTGCGGTTGCAGCTAAGAACATCATACTGGTGATGGCTGTCGGACTTGAGAAGTGCATCCCCACAAGATACGGAGAGATGAAGAGCGCCTTTGGTATGCATGACTGGGACTACGCGGTTGGTACTCCCGTCGGGGTCATGCCGGTACATGTCGGTGAGGTCTTCACTGAGACGGATGCGCTTGCTGTGCTCTTCAACGTTGACTCAGTCGCCATAGCAGCAGGCGGGGTGAACGGAGCCGAGGGGTCCGTCACTCTATACGTCGTTGGCGAGGACGAGGACATAGACGCGGCTCACGAGTTTCTGACCACTCAGATCAAGGGTGAAGAACCGTTCCCGACCATCGAGGACCTTAAGTGATGCAGTCTCTTGCATCCAAATCGAAAACCCATCAAGGCGGAGGTTGTCCGGCACTCAACTGAGCACAGGGAGTGGCGCCTGTGTCATCTGTCAGGAGTGGCGATATGCCCCTGTACGAGCCTGTCCGACTAACAATGAAGGGCTGGAAGAAGTGGAATTGAGAGAACGAAGGAGAGCGCTGCGTGTCCTCATGGTCACGCCAAGGTTCTGGCCCGCCATAGGTGGCGTTGAGAAGCATGTGGAGAGAGTCTGCGAGGAACTGGGCAGGATGAATGTGGAGTCGCAGGTCGTCACGCTGAGCCACTCGCAAGGCCTCCGCCAGGGCGAGAGCAGGAGGGGCACTGTCGTCCACAGACTTCCGTTCGGCTCAAGGCTGCTAGCACCGTTCTCACTCATTATGTCAGGTGGGCTGCGTGCTGCAGTCAAGAGCTGCGATCTTGTCCACTTTCATGATGTTGTACCACTTCTTCTGCTCTATCTCCCAGTCCGTGTCCTGTGTCCGAACAGGCCGTTCTATGCCACCTTTCACGGTCTCGAGGCAGATCCCGTCCCATTCCACTGGAGGTTTCTCAGAAGGCTTGCCAGATGCCTAGTTCGAAGATGCATCTGCGTTGGCGGCTTCATTGCGACAGAGTATGGAATACGGTGCGACACGTTGACACATGGGGCGGTCGCTACATCCGAAGCAGAGACAGAGGAGAGGTCCGGAGCGGTCTTTGTTGGGCGCATAGAGCCAGACACCAGACTGGCGGACTATGTCCATGCCATTCATACTCTCAATAGGAGGGGAAGAGAGATGCGACTCACGGTCTGTGGCTCCGGCAGTATTGCAGACCATGTCAGACAGCTGGCTGAGTCGCTGAGGGTTGACGCGCAGTTCATGGGTCATGTTGAGAGGCCAGAGGCGGCAGTCGCAAGGTCGCAGGTCATGTTCGCATCAGGTTATATGTCATGCTTGGAGGCAATGGCACTAGGTGTGCCGGTCGTGGCCATTGCAGCAACCCCGCTCAAGATGGCATACTTCAAGTCGCTCAGAGCAGCCGGAGCACCAATCTCCATCCAGACGTCGCTGGAGGGAGTTGTCAGAGAGGTGGAACGCATCTTGGACAATGCAGCCCTGCAGAGAGAGGTCTCACAGAGAGGGCGCCGATTCACTTCTACCAGCACATGGACTGAACTGGCAAGGACTTACCTGTGGCTCTGGACCAGCCCAAAGAACAGGCCAAGAAGACGGTCGCTCCCACCTGTCAAGTGATAGCAAGTGCTCAGCGGCTCGCAGAAACGTGAGAAGTGACTGTAGAAAGAGACACTACTCTGTTTCGACACTCTCGCGAAGATACTTTTCAATCGCTCTGACAAAGGACTCCACACAGGCAATGGCTGGACCTATAGAGGCATGGACAAGTCCCAGATCAACCTCTAGATACCCATGAACCAGAATGTTGCGCATTCCGACGAGGTGGACCAACTCTGAGGCAAGTGGATCCGATATGACAGACTGTTTCTGTAGCGTTAAGACGGCCTCCCGGTACTCGCCTGGAACCCCCCAACGTTGTTGAGAGATGATGTGACCAGCAATGTCGATCGCAGCCTGCGCAATCACCTGAAGCGAACGTTCAACAGTCCGCGTTGCCATGTCGTCATTCCTGAATGATTCGTAGGAGATGGCCTGAAAGCGGCGTAGGACTCGAGCTTCACCAAGCATCCTCTCAAGCCTTCTTCTCACCACAGTAACGTCAACGGTCAAGGTCACACACTCCCCATCATCTCGCGAAGGATTCTGGTCTCGAACTGGTGATAGTCCGGATAACGTGCAATGACCAGTTCTACAAACGCGTTCCATAGCCCATCCTTGCGCTCATAGAGGATGACACCATCACGAGATATCCTGAATCTGAGTGACCAGTTCACATCCTCAACAGTGACGATGTCCACCTTTACGTTTGGACCGTTGAACTCGGCAGTCAACAGAAGTCTTAGCCTTGACCGTTCAGTGCTCGTGAGCGCCGGAACAGATAACGCAATGTCAGTGTCGCTATCCGGTCCTGAGTCCCCTCTTGCCTTTGAACCAAAGAGCACTATGAAATCAACTGGGGTGTTCGCAAGCCTTAGAACGCGACGCACTATATTGTCCCGCAGGTCTGTATTGATTTCTCGGGCCGTCATCAGATCACCGGACAGAACGACTCCCAGCGTGATTCTCATAGCTGCAATATAACACTTTACGCAGGAGTCATAGACATGAGCACCAACCTCCCGGATTCAAGGAGACCTGCGCAAATCCTGTTGTCCGCCACCGCGTACTATCACGGAGCTATGGAGTGAATTCGGGTGGACGATTGCAGGTCGAAGGA carries:
- a CDS encoding DUF86 domain-containing protein, with the translated sequence MTVDVTVVRRRLERMLGEARVLRRFQAISYESFRNDDMATRTVERSLQVIAQAAIDIAGHIISQQRWGVPGEYREAVLTLQKQSVISDPLASELVHLVGMRNILVHGYLEVDLGLVHASIGPAIACVESFVRAIEKYLRESVETE
- a CDS encoding nucleotidyltransferase domain-containing protein encodes the protein MTAREINTDLRDNIVRRVLRLANTPVDFIVLFGSKARGDSGPDSDTDIALSVPALTSTERSRLRLLLTAEFNGPNVKVDIVTVEDVNWSLRFRISRDGVILYERKDGLWNAFVELVIARYPDYHQFETRILREMMGSV
- the purB gene encoding adenylosuccinate lyase, which encodes MPICPIDYGRYGHRDMVSVFEEEHRHELWLRVEAAVARVQAEMGLIPHDAADDIAATAHPDRVTLERTLQIEAKNRHDVTALFEAIAEKCTGPGARWVHFGLTSNDVKDTALGLQLKAAFGVLLPQVDHLMDVLAARARESVNLIAVGRSHGQQAVPITYGIRFSVWLDEVRRHRTRLTAAIHTNSVGKIAGATGSHAALGVKGIELQRRVLQSLGLQVPVATTQIIQRDRLAEAVLALANLAASIDKMATDLRSLQRTEIAETYEPFAEDKQVGSSAMPHKRNPVTLEKICGLARVVRSHAAPALENVVSWEERDISHSSTERFIIPQSFILTDYIVREMTRVLEGLTIDEAAVARNLSLSKESILSEYVVTTLTQAGMERPKAHETLRRLSAAARTSNSSLLSVIAQDPETARLLGTTRLDIEAYYESIREVSRAIVDAATRRDQQSTATGGD
- a CDS encoding glycosyltransferase family 4 protein yields the protein MRERRRALRVLMVTPRFWPAIGGVEKHVERVCEELGRMNVESQVVTLSHSQGLRQGESRRGTVVHRLPFGSRLLAPFSLIMSGGLRAAVKSCDLVHFHDVVPLLLLYLPVRVLCPNRPFYATFHGLEADPVPFHWRFLRRLARCLVRRCICVGGFIATEYGIRCDTLTHGAVATSEAETEERSGAVFVGRIEPDTRLADYVHAIHTLNRRGREMRLTVCGSGSIADHVRQLAESLRVDAQFMGHVERPEAAVARSQVMFASGYMSCLEAMALGVPVVAIAATPLKMAYFKSLRAAGAPISIQTSLEGVVREVERILDNAALQREVSQRGRRFTSTSTWTELARTYLWLWTSPKNRPRRRSLPPVK